A single window of Cellulomonas sp. NTE-D12 DNA harbors:
- a CDS encoding ABC transporter ATP-binding protein, with protein MSTLLQVRDLRVHSGPRELLHGIDLRVERGERVGLIGESGSGKTLTLLALMGLLPETLRATGAARLDGEDRDLLTLGDRASARLRGRRISMVFQEPMTALDPLLPVGRQVAEILTLHGFAGGPRAARARSVELLDGVGLPDPAAAARAYPHQLSGGQRQRVMLAMAMANTPDLLLADEPTTALDVTVQRRVLDLMREQVARSGTSLVFVTHDLGIVADLCDRVVILRDGAVVEAGPLDRVFSAPQHPYTRSLLAVSALATDARGRLVTVLDLGAGTTGAGTTDTATAGAGTTETGPHEVLPDEGTRVFNHVPGAAPLLAVADLRRTYVRPHRIGRATHVQAVRDVSFEVREGQRFGVVGESGSGKSTLLRLVTGLDQATAGSVRIAGREVVGTPERALGWLRRTAQIVFQDPMGSLDPRMRIAEVVTEPLRGVGADERRARAAEVLDAVGLPATALDRYPHQFSGGQRQRIAIARAVVTRPQLLVADEAVSSLDVSVRAQVLNLLSDLADEYGLTLLFVSHDLAVVRRTCDTVAVMNEGRIVECGPTDQVYEHPLHPYTAELVAAAPRLRTAGA; from the coding sequence GTGAGCACGTTGCTGCAGGTCAGGGACCTGCGCGTGCACTCGGGACCCCGGGAGCTGCTGCACGGGATCGACCTGCGCGTGGAGCGCGGCGAGCGGGTGGGGCTGATCGGCGAGTCGGGCTCGGGCAAGACGCTGACGCTGCTGGCGCTGATGGGCCTGCTGCCCGAGACGCTGCGCGCGACGGGCGCCGCGCGGCTGGACGGCGAGGACCGGGACCTGCTGACGCTGGGGGACCGGGCGTCGGCGCGGCTGCGCGGGCGGCGGATCTCGATGGTGTTCCAGGAGCCGATGACGGCGCTGGACCCGCTGCTGCCGGTGGGCCGCCAGGTGGCCGAGATCCTCACGCTGCACGGGTTCGCCGGGGGGCCACGGGCTGCCCGGGCGCGGTCCGTGGAGCTGCTCGACGGCGTGGGCCTGCCGGACCCGGCCGCCGCGGCGCGGGCCTACCCGCACCAGCTGTCCGGCGGTCAGCGGCAGCGCGTGATGCTGGCGATGGCGATGGCGAACACCCCGGACCTGCTGCTGGCCGACGAGCCGACCACAGCCCTGGACGTGACGGTGCAGCGGCGGGTGCTCGACCTGATGCGCGAGCAGGTCGCACGGTCCGGCACGTCGCTGGTGTTCGTCACGCACGACCTGGGGATCGTCGCCGACCTGTGCGACCGGGTGGTGATCCTGCGCGACGGGGCGGTGGTGGAGGCCGGCCCGCTGGACCGGGTGTTCTCGGCGCCGCAGCACCCGTACACGCGCTCGCTGCTGGCGGTGTCCGCCCTGGCGACGGACGCCCGGGGCCGGTTGGTGACGGTGCTGGACCTGGGCGCCGGGACGACGGGCGCGGGGACGACCGACACAGCGACGGCGGGCGCGGGGACGACCGAGACCGGCCCGCACGAGGTGCTGCCCGACGAGGGCACGCGCGTCTTCAACCACGTCCCCGGCGCGGCCCCGCTGCTCGCCGTCGCCGATCTGCGCCGCACCTACGTCCGCCCGCACCGCATCGGCCGCGCCACGCACGTGCAGGCTGTCCGCGACGTGTCGTTCGAGGTGCGCGAGGGGCAGCGGTTCGGCGTGGTCGGGGAGTCCGGCAGCGGCAAGTCGACGCTGCTGCGGCTGGTCACGGGCCTGGACCAGGCGACCGCCGGCTCGGTGCGGATCGCCGGGCGCGAGGTGGTCGGCACGCCGGAGCGGGCGCTCGGCTGGCTGCGGCGGACCGCGCAGATCGTCTTCCAGGACCCGATGGGGTCGCTGGACCCGCGGATGCGGATCGCCGAGGTGGTCACCGAACCGCTGCGCGGCGTGGGTGCCGACGAGCGGCGGGCGCGGGCGGCGGAGGTTCTCGACGCGGTCGGGCTGCCGGCGACGGCTCTCGACCGCTACCCGCACCAGTTCTCCGGCGGCCAGCGGCAGCGCATCGCGATCGCGCGGGCCGTCGTCACCCGCCCCCAGCTCCTGGTCGCGGACGAGGCCGTGTCGTCCCTCGACGTGTCCGTGCGCGCGCAGGTGCTCAACCTGCTGTCCGACCTGGCGGACGAGTACGGCCTGACGCTGCTGTTCGTCTCGCACGACCTGGCGGTGGTGCGGCGCACCTGCGACACCGTCGCGGTGATGAACGAGGGCCGGATCGTCGAGTGCGGCCCGACCGACCAGGTGTACGAGCACCCGCTGCACCCGTACACCGCCGAGCTGGTCGCCGCAGCGCCGCGGCTGCGGACCGCGGGCGCCTGA